From the Betaproteobacteria bacterium genome, the window AATAGTAATAATCCACGTTGGGGATTGGATTTGCGGAACGTGGACCGACAACCGCCGAAGGCTGAGTGCGCATGGGCCAGCAGACGATCTACACCAAGACAGCCAAGGGCGTACTCGAGGTCAAGAACAAGACCATCAAACTGCCGCGCGATCTCGAACGCGTGTTCTCCCTGGTCGACGGCAAGTCGACTGTGGCGGAGCTGCTGAGCCGAAACGCCGGCATGGCCTACGAAGAGTTCGATCAGGCGCTGGATAAGCTGACGCACGAAGGCTTCATCAAGATCTTCGCCAGCGGTGCCTCGCCGGCAAACGCGGCCGCTGCGGCCGCGATCAATCCCAACGAAACCATCCGCATGCGCCCGATCACGGTGCGCATGAACGAGTCGGCAGCCGCGCCCGGGGAAAGGCGCTCGGATCTCGCCGACCTCGATTTCACCTCGCCCGAATCGCTCAACAAGTTGAACCAGGTGGCCGAGGCACGGGCGCGGGCGGAAGCCGAAGCCAAGGCGCGCGCCGAAACACAATCGCGCGCCCGGCACGAATCCGAAGCCCAGGCGGCGATGGAAGCGAAAGCGAAGCTGGTGGCGCAAGCCCGGGCACAGGTCGAGGCACGCGCACGCGTCGAAGCCGAGGCGCAGGTGCGCGCGGCCGGCATCGCGCGCGAGAAAGCGGAAGCAGAAGCGCGAGCCGCGACCGAGGCTCAGGCGCGCAGCGAGGCCGAAGAGCGCATGCGTGTCGCATTGGAGTTGAAGCAGCGCTACGAGGCCGAAGCGAAGGCACGCGCCGAAGCCGAGGCGCGCGCGCACACCGAGGCCGAAGTCCGAGCCCAGGCCGAAGCCAAGGCCCAGGAGCGCGCCCGAGTAAGCGCGCAGGCCGAGGCCGAAGCGCTCGCCCGCGCGGAAACCGAAGCCAGGGCGCGCGCCGAGCTGGAGGCCAAGCTGCAAGCCATGGCGCGCATGCTGGCCGAAGCGCAGACGCGGGCAAAGTCGGAAGCCGAAGCCCGAGCGAGGATCGAAGCCGAGGCCAAGGCGCGGGAAGAAGCGTCGGCGCGCGAGCTGCAGGAAGCGCAAGCGCGGGCGCAGGCCGAAATCGAGGCGCTCGCGCGCGCGGAGATCGAAGCCAAGACGCGCGAAGACGCCGAGCGCAAGGCGCGCGAGGAAGCCGAGCGCCGCGTGCAGGAAGAGGCCGAAGCGCGGCTGCGCTCGGAAGCCGAAGGCAAGAGTCGCGAGGAAGCCGAACGCAAAGCACGCGAACAGGCCGAGCGCCGCGCGCAAGAGGAAGCGCAGGCACGGCTGCGCGCCGAAGCGGAAGTGGGCAGGCGCGAGGAGGCCGAGCGCCGGGCGCGTGAAGAAGCCGAGTCGCGCATCCAGGCCGAGAGCGCGGCCCGTGCCGAAGCCGAGGCGAAGGCCGAATCGGAACGCCGGGCGCGCGAAGAGGCCGAACGGCTCGCGCAAGAGGAAGCCAAGACCCAAACACTGGCCGCCCGCCAGGCGCGCGAGGAAGCCGAGGCCAAGTTCGAGCTGGCAAGGCTCGCCCGCGAGCAGGCCGAGGCCCGCGCCGACGGCGAGCGCAAAGCGCGCGAAGAGGCCGAGCGCCGCGCGGGTGAAGAAGCCGAAGCACGAATTCGGGCCGAAGCCGAAGCCAGGACACGCGAGGAAGCCGAACGCAAAGCCCGCGAGGAGGCCGAGCGCCGCGCCCGCGAAGAAGCCGAGGCGCGCGCCCGCATCGAAGTGGAATCGCGCTCGCGCGAAGAAGTACAGCGCAAGGCGCGGGAAGAAGCCGAGCAGCGCGCCCAGGACGAAGCGGAGGCGAGGGCGCGAGAAGTCGCCCAGGCGCGCGCCCGCGAAGAAGTCGAACATCGTGCGCGCGAAGAAGCCGAGCGCCGTGCGCAGGAGGAAGCACAAGCCCGCACCCGGGTCGAACTGGAAGCGAAGGCGCGCGAAGAAGAGCTGCGTGTCGCGCGCGAGCAAGCGGAAGCCAAGGCGCGTGCGGCCGAGGAATCGGCCCGACAGGCGCTCTCCCAGCTCGAAGCCGAAGTGACGGCGCGCACCGCGGCGCAGGCCGAAGCGCGCCGCGAAGCCGATGCGCGCGCAGTCGCGGAGAGCCGCGCACGCGAGGACGTGGAAGCGCAGATCAAGGCCGAGGCCGAAGCGCGGGCCCGCGCCGCCGAGGAGCGCTCCGCGGAAGCGCTGGCGCAGCTCGAAGCCGCGATCCGCGCGCGCGAGGAAGCCGAAGAACGCGTGCGCCGCGAGGCGGAAGCGCACGAAGCGGCAACGCTCAAGGTACGCGAGGAAGCCGAAGCGAAGATCGCCGCCGAGCGCAGGACGCGCGAGGAAGCCGAGCGCCGGGCACGCGAAGAGGCCGAGCTGCGCATCCAGGCCGAGAGCGCGGCCCGTGCCGAAGCCGAGGCCAAGGCCGAATCGGAGCGCCGGGCGCGCGAAGAAGCGCAACGCCTGGCGCAGGAGGAAGCGAAGACCCAGACGCTGGCCGCTCGCCAGGCGCGCGAGGAGGCCGAGGCCAAGTTCGAGCTGGCGCGGCTCGCCCGCGAGCAGGCCGAGGCGCGGGCCGAAGCCGAGCACAAGGCGCGCACCGAAGCCGAAGCCCGCATCGAGGCAGAGAAGGGCGCACGCGAGGAAAGCGAGCGCCGGGCGAAGGAGGAAGTGGAGCGGCTCGCACGCGAGGAGGCCGAGCGCAAGCTACGCGACGAAGCCGAGCGCCAGGCGATGCAGCAGCGCCTGGACGAGGAGCGCAAGGAGATCGAGGCCCGTATCGAGACCGAGCGCCAGGCGCGCGAGCAAGCCGAGGCGAAGGCCGCCGCCGAGCGCACGGCACGCGAGCAGGCCGAGGCGCGAGCGCGAGCGGACATGGAGACACGGCTCGAGGCCGAGCGCCGTGCACGCGAAGAGGCGGAGCGCCGCTCGCAAGCGCTTGCGGTGGACAACAGCGATGCCGCCCGCAAGGCGCTCGAGGATGCCGAGCACAAGGCCGAGCAGGCGCGCAAGATCCGCGAGGAAGCCGAGGAGCGGCTGGAAGCGGAGAAACGCGCCCGCGAGCAGATGGAAGCGCGCATGGCGCGCGAAGCGACGGTGCGCGCGAAGCTTATCGCCCGCATGGAAGACGAGCGCCGGGCGCGTGCGGCCGCCGAAGATCGCGCCAAGATGGAAGCGGTAGCGCGCGTCATGCAGCAGCGCGAATTCGCCGAAAAATCCGCCACCGAAATCCAGCAGCGCGTCGATGGCGAGCTGAAGGCACGCCAGCAGGCCGAGCTCGAAGCCGACATCCGCGTGCGCAAGGAAGCGCAGGAGCGAGCCACGGCGGCCGCCGAGGTTCGTGCCCGAATCGCACAGGAAGAAGCGGCGGCGCAGACGGCGGCGCAGCCCAGAAAGCCGCGCAAGATTCTCCTGCCAGTGGCGATCGCGGCCTTGGTCCTGCTGGGGGTGGCGCTCGCCCTACTGCAGTTCATGCCGCTCACGCCCTGGGTGGCGAGCGCGGAAAAGATCGCAGCCGAGCGTGTGGGCGAAACGGTGACGATCGGCAAGATGCACTACTCGCTGATCCCGTCCCCGGGGCTGACGCTCGAAAATGTGGTCGTGGGCGCGCAACAGGACATCCGCATACCGGTCGTGATCGTCGCGATGGGAATCGGCGAGCTGATCTCGGACAGCAAGCGGATCGATTCGGTGGAGCTGCAATCGCCCGCGCTCGCACAGGATGCGCTCGGCCGAGTGCTCGGATGGGTGCGGGCGCCAGCGGCGCCTGCGCGCGCCGCCGTCGAACGGGTTTCCGTGCGCGGCGCGCGGCTCACGCTGCGCGGCATGGAGCCGCTCAGCGTGAATGCCGAGCTGACGTTCGGCGCCGACGGCGCCTTGACCAAGGCGCGGCTCAGTCTCGCGGACGGCTCCTTGAGCGCGGATATCGTTCCGCAAGCCGAGGGCGCGAGCGTCAGCATGCGCGGCTCGCGCTTCACGCCGCCGCTCGGTCCACGCTATGTGTTCGAGGACCTGGAGCTGACCGCAACGGCGACCGCCACGGAGCTGCGCGATATCCAGGCCGAGGGCAGCGTGTTCGGCGGCAAGTTCAAGGCGAACGGCCAGGCGCGCTATGCCGGCCCGATCGCCGTGGACGGCCGCTTCTATGTCGACAACCTGAGCCTGGAGCCGCTGATCGGGCTGTTCGCCAACGGCGTCGCAGTCACGGGGACCGGAGATCTCAAAGGCACGTTCGGCTTGCGCGCCGAGCGGCTCGAAACGCTGTTCGACCAGGCGCGGGTCGAATTCACCTTCAGCGGCAATCGTGGCGCGATCGAAAATGTCGACCTGATGCGCGCCGCCCAGGCCGCGGGCCGCGAAGGCGTGCGCGGCGGCAGAACGCGTTACAACACGATGAGCGGGGTCGTGGCGGTGAACGCCAACCGCGCTTCGTTCCAGCAGTTTCGCATCGCCTCGGATTCGATGAGCGCGGCTGGCGGCTTCGAAATCCAGCCCAAGGGGGAGCTCGCCGGGCGGCTGGGCATCCAGGTGGGACCGCGCGGGGCCGTGGTCGCGCAGGGCAACGTCGCGATCAGCGGCGACGTGCGCAACCCGGTCTTGCGCTGACTGGCCGCACGCGCTCACTCAAGCGTGTGTGACCAGCAGGCAACGGTAAATTCGCCGCTGCGGACCACCCCGTCCGCGACATCGTCGCGTCCAGCCCCTCCTTGGTAAGGAGGGGAAAATCTTTAGTACTTTCCCCTCCTCTCAGGAGGAGGGGTGGCGCGAAGCGCCGGGGTGGTGTGGTTTGGCAAAGGGCAACCCGTATCGCGGCTTACGCGGGCACGTACTGGTCGCCGAGCGCAGACAGGATGCGACTACCGACCCCACTCGTTCGCGATCGGCCGGGCCGCCCCGCGCAGCGCCTCGATGCGCTCTTCGAGCGGCGGGTGGCTCATGAACAGCCGCCCCATCGTACCGCCGCCGCGAATGCCGAACGCCTTCATCTGCGCCGGCAGCGTGCTTTCCTCGTGTACCGCCTGCAGGCGCTGTAATGCCCCGATCATCTTTTCGCGCCCGGCGAGCTTCGCCCCACCCGCATCGGCACGGAATTCGCGCCGGCGGCTGAACCACAACACGATGATGGTCGCCAGAATGCCGAGCAGCATCTCGGCGACGAAGGTGGTGACGAAATAGCCGATGCCGTATCCGCGCTCGTTCTTGAGAATCACGCGGTCGACCAGATACCCGATCACGCGCGCCAGGAAGAATACGAACGTGTTGACCACGCCCTGAATCAGCGTGAGGGTCACCATGTCGCCGTTGGCGATGTGGCTGACTTCGTGCCCGAGGACCGCTTCGGCCTCTTCGCGCGACATGCGCTGCAGCAAACCGGTGCTCACCGCCACTAAGGCGTTGTCTCGCTTCATGCCGGTGGCGAAGGCGTTGACGTCCGGCGCATCGTAGATCGCCACCTCCGGCATGCCGATACCCGCGGCTCTTGCCTGCCCCTGCACAGTATCGAACAGCCAGCGTTCGGTCTGGTCGCGCGGCACGTCTATCACGTGCGCTTCGGTCGAGCGCTTCGCGATCCACTTGGACATGGCCAGGGACACGAAGGCGCCGCCGAAACCCAGCACTGCGGCCATGACGAGCATGGCGCCGGTATTGAAGCCGGTGCCGGCCAACGCCTGCTCCAGCCCGAGCAGCTTCATCGCGATGCTCAGCACCACCAACACCGCAAGATTGGTGGCGACGAACAGGAAAATGCGCTTCATGACTGCTCCGTAGGCGAAAGAAATCCAAGGTTAGAGCCGATACGCCGAGCGGGGTTCATTCCCGCGCACCGCCCATCGCCGTGCCAACTTGGGGGCACATCGCAGCGCTTCAAGAGCGCCGGCCCAATAGCGCGCGCAGTATACGGAGACGTTGGCCTGGTCACAATATCGTTGCCGTGCGCGTTGCCGTGCGCGTTGCCATGCGCATCGGCGCCTGCGGCAACTTGCCCACAGCGGGATCGCAGCAAGCCCAGCTTCGAGCCGCCGGCCTCGCCGGCCACGTATTATTGATGGCGGATTCCGTGACCATAGCGAATGCGAATGAACCGCCGCACTTTTCTGATCGGGACCGCAGCCATGGCCGTCACCGCCGGCGCCGGCGCATATGTCTGGCCCGAACAAGGCCTGTTCAATCCCTGCAAGGCCGCCATGCCGCCGCAACTGACGAACCACGAGTTGGTGCGTGCCGCGCGGGAGGGGATCGATGCGGCCCGGGTATGGGATTGCCATGTGCACCTGATCGGGATCGGCGATTCGTCCTCCGGCGTCTGGATCAATCCACGCATGCAGAGCTGGGCGCATCCGCTGGAATTCGCACAACGCCTGTTCTTTCTCAACGCCGGCTGCGCACGCGAGACGGCCGGCCAGGTCGACACGAGCTACGTCGAGCGCATGCGCAACCTCGTCGCCGGTCTTGCTCCCGGCGCCAAGCTGATGCTGCTCGCGTTCGATTTCACGCACGACCAAGCGGGCGAGCGCCAGCCCGCGCGCAGCGCCTTTCACACGCCCGACAGCTATGCGCACGGGCTTGCGCAAGCGCACCCACGCGACTTCGAGTGGATCGCCTCGATTCATCCTTACCGGCGCGATTGCGTCGCAGCGCTGGAATGGGCGGCAGGCAACGGCGCGCGGGCGGTGAAGTGGCTGCCTCCGGCGATGGGCATCGACCCGGCCTCGGCGCGCTGCGACCGCTTCTACGCCGCGGCCGCGCGCTTGGGGCTCGCGCTGCTCACCCATGCCGGCGAGGAGAAGGCGGTCCACGGCGCGGCCGAGCACGGCTTCGGCAACCCGCTGAAGCTGCGCCGAGCGCTGGATCATGGCATGCGGGTCGTGGTCGCGCATTGCGCCTCGCTCGGCCAGGACATCGACCTGGACCGTGGCGAGAACGGCCCGGCAACGGAGAGCTTCGATCTGTTCGCGCGCCTGATGGATGATCCCGGGTACGTTGGCCGGGTCTACGGCGACATTTCCGCCATCGCGCAGGTGAACCGCTCGGCGGCGGCCTTGCGGCACATCGTGGAGCGCGCCGACTGGCATTCGCGTCTGCTCAACGGCTCGGACTATCCACTGCCCGGGGTGATGCCGCTCATCTCGGTGAACCGCGTGATCGATCTGGGGTTGCTCGAGCGCGCTGCGGGGCCGGTGCTGATGGAGATCCGGGCGCACAATCCGCTGCTGTTCGATTTCGTGCTCAAGCGACTGCTGCGCGCCGGCGGCAAGCGTTTGGCGCCCAGTGCGTTCCATACCCGTGACTTCTTCCTCGCGCAGCCGCCGCGATCGAGCGCGGAAGCCGAGCGTGCCGCCGAGCGCAGCGCTCTGTTTGAACGCCGTCGCGTATCATGAACGCTTGCGCCAGGCACCCGATCGAGCGTAACGCGCCGTGGCGGCGCCTGGCGACAAGGTGCAAAGGGGGAATAGGCGTTGGCTGAGCCCGGACACGATTCCGGCCCTGCCGGCATGCGCCGCCGGGCGCCGCGCCGATTATGGTCGCTGTCCGCAGCGCAAGCGCAGCTCTCGCACGGCGCGTCGGACGAAGTGCGGGCGATTGCCCGCACGGTAGCCGAGCTGGGATGGCTGCTGCTCGTCCTTGTGCTCGCGTATGCCGCGCTGGCGCGCCGCTCGCTGCCGGGCGGGGCGACCGCCGCCATCCTGGGTGGCTCACTCGTGTTCGCCGCTGCCCTGATCGCGCTGCATACGCTGGCGCCTATCCCGGCGCGTGGCCAGTGGCCGATGCTGGGTCGCTGCTGGGCGATGGCCGCCTACATCACCTGGGTGATCGTGCAAGCGGCTCCGGATCGCTGGCCGCTGGCGAACCTCTATCACCTGGTGATCATCGCCAGCGCCGCGGCCCTCGGGGCGCGGGCAACCGTGCTCAATCTCGCGCTCATCGCGGCCGCACTGGCCCTGATCTGGTCGGCGACCGGGCCGGCGGCAGGCGCGGGGCCGGAGCTGAGCCTCATTCTCGGTCCCATGGCCCTGATCGCCTACGTGACTGCGCGGCTCACCGCCGACATCCGCAGCGCGATCGAACGCATTCGCTTCATCGCCGAGACCGACGAGCTCACCCGCCTCTACAACCTGCGTGCTTTCATGCATCTGGCCGAGCGTCTGCATCGCCAGGCCAAGCGTTACTCGCGTGCCTATGCGCTGGTCATGATCGATTCGGATAATCTCAAGGCCGTGAACGACGCGCATGGCCATCAGACCGGCAACGAGCTCCTGAAGCGGACCACGGCCTGCATACGGCGCGAGCTGCGCGAAACCGACGTGGCCGCGCGCTACGGCGGCGACGAATTCATCCTGCTGCTGCCGGAGACGAGCGCCCAGGGTGCGCGCGAGCTGAGCGAGCGCATCCGGCGCTCGGTCGCCGACAAGGGCATGGAAGTGCGCGGCCTGCGCATCGCCACCAGCGTGAGCGTCGGCATCGCCGCCTTTCCCGATCATGGCACGGACCTGCGCAGCATCATGAACAAGGCCGACCAGGCGATGTACCTGTCGAAGAAGACCGGACGCAAACCGCGTTACCGTGTTCGATCCCGGTTGAGCGGCGCGCGTGCGGTAGAATTTCGCGGCGTGCCCCGCCCCGCGGGCCCGCACCCCTTGAAAATCCGGAAAGCTCGCTCCCTCATCCCCGGCCCCTCCCGGAGGGAGAGGGGAGCGTGGTGCGTAAAGCGGCCTGTCAGTCTGTAGGCATTTTGCAAAAGCTCGCAAAGCAAGGAAATCCATGGAGACCCTAGACTGTGCGGTGATCGGCGCGGGCGTTGTCGGGCTGGCCATCGCACGCCGGCTCGCGCTCGCCGGCCGGGAAGTCGTCGTGCTCGAAGCCGAGAGCTCGATCGGAAACCACACCAGCTCGCGCAACTCGGAGGTGATCCACGCCGGCATCTACTATCCGACCGGCAGCCTGCGTGCGCGCCTGTGCGTGGCCGGCAAGCAGGCGCTCTATCGCTATTGCCCCGAGCACGGCGTCGAGCACCGGCGCATCACCAAGGCGATCGTCGCAACGGCCGAGGACGAGATCCCGACCTTGCACAAATACAAAGAGCAGGCCGAGCGCAACGGCGTGCTCGACCTGCAGTGGCTCACGCGCGAGGACATGGCGGCGCTGGAACCGAACGTGGCTGCGGTCGCGGGGCTGCTCTCGCCCTCGACCGGCATCATCGACAGCCACGGCCTGATGCTCGCCTACCAGGGCGACGCCGAAGCTCGCGGCGCGAGCATCGCGTTCCAAAGTCCCGTGCTCGGCGGAGAAGCGCACGCGGACGGCACGGTGCTGCGCGTGGGCGGAAGCGATCCGATGGCGCTCAAGTGCAACATCGTCGTCAACGCGGCGGGATTGACGGCGCCCGCGCTCGCGCGCTCGATCCACAGCATAGCGCAATCGACCATTCCGCTGCAGCATTTCTGCAAGGGGCATTACTACGTGCTGGCGGGACGATCGCCGTTCGGGCGTCTCATCTACCCGGTAGGGAGCGGGCTGTGGCATGGCGTGCACGTCACGCTCGATCTCGGCGGGCAGGTGAAGTTCGGTCCCGACCTGGACTGGCTGGACACGAACGACTACAGCTTTGACACCTCGCGCGAAAGCAGCTTCTATGAATCGATCCGGCACTACTACCCCGGATTGGCCGACGGCGCGTTGCAACCCGGCTACACCGGCATCCGGCCGAAGATCACGGCCAAGGGCGAGCCCGCGGCCGACTTCATGATCCAGGGTCCGCGCGACCATGGCATCCCCGGCATGGTCAATCTCTACGGTATCGAATCGCCCGGGCTCACCTCGTCGCTGGCGATCGGCGATTACGTCGCCGAACTGCTCGGGCTCGCCTGAGCTTTAGGGCACGCGCTCGAGAAACTGCGCCAGCGCGGTGAGCCACTCGCGACGGCGGAAGATGAAACCATCGTTGTGCCCGCCGGCGAGCTCGATGAAAATCTTGGGTTCCGGCGCCGCGGCGTACAAGGCTTGTCCGTGGCTGACGGGAATGATTTCGTCCGACGGACTGTGCGCAACCACTACCGGCGAGCGGACCCTGCCGAGGTAGGCGCGGGTGTCGTAGTCGAAGCGGCTGATCCAGCGCACGGGCAGGAAGCGATAGATCTGCGCCGCCACATCGGGTATCGAGGTGAACGCCGAGTGCAGGATGAGCACCCGCGGCGACTCGCGCGCAGCCAGATACGCCGCGATCGCCCCGCCGAGTGATTCGCCCAGCAGCACGATATCGCCCGGTGCGAAGCCTCTCGCCTTGGTCAGATGCGCCCAGGCCAGGCGCGCATCTTCGTAGGTGCCCTGCTCCGAGGGCGTGCCGCTGCTGCGGCCGTAGCCGCGATAGTCGACGACGAAGCTGGCATAGCCGAGATCGTGGAACATGCGCAGCCAGTCCAGCCGCAGCGCGATGCTGCCTGCGTTGCCGTGCAGGATGAGCACGACCCCCTTAGGCTCGGCCTGACCGACGAACCAGCCGTGCAGCCGAACTCCGCTGCCGGCATCGAGCCACACATCCTCGTAGTCGAGCCCGATGGCGCGCGGCGTCGTGGTCACGTCGCGGCCGATCTCGGGGTAGTAGAGCAGGCGTG encodes:
- the htpX gene encoding protease HtpX → MKRIFLFVATNLAVLVVLSIAMKLLGLEQALAGTGFNTGAMLVMAAVLGFGGAFVSLAMSKWIAKRSTEAHVIDVPRDQTERWLFDTVQGQARAAGIGMPEVAIYDAPDVNAFATGMKRDNALVAVSTGLLQRMSREEAEAVLGHEVSHIANGDMVTLTLIQGVVNTFVFFLARVIGYLVDRVILKNERGYGIGYFVTTFVAEMLLGILATIIVLWFSRRREFRADAGGAKLAGREKMIGALQRLQAVHEESTLPAQMKAFGIRGGGTMGRLFMSHPPLEERIEALRGAARPIANEWGR
- a CDS encoding twin-arginine translocation signal domain-containing protein → MRMNRRTFLIGTAAMAVTAGAGAYVWPEQGLFNPCKAAMPPQLTNHELVRAAREGIDAARVWDCHVHLIGIGDSSSGVWINPRMQSWAHPLEFAQRLFFLNAGCARETAGQVDTSYVERMRNLVAGLAPGAKLMLLAFDFTHDQAGERQPARSAFHTPDSYAHGLAQAHPRDFEWIASIHPYRRDCVAALEWAAGNGARAVKWLPPAMGIDPASARCDRFYAAAARLGLALLTHAGEEKAVHGAAEHGFGNPLKLRRALDHGMRVVVAHCASLGQDIDLDRGENGPATESFDLFARLMDDPGYVGRVYGDISAIAQVNRSAAALRHIVERADWHSRLLNGSDYPLPGVMPLISVNRVIDLGLLERAAGPVLMEIRAHNPLLFDFVLKRLLRAGGKRLAPSAFHTRDFFLAQPPRSSAEAERAAERSALFERRRVS
- a CDS encoding diguanylate cyclase, with translation MAEPGHDSGPAGMRRRAPRRLWSLSAAQAQLSHGASDEVRAIARTVAELGWLLLVLVLAYAALARRSLPGGATAAILGGSLVFAAALIALHTLAPIPARGQWPMLGRCWAMAAYITWVIVQAAPDRWPLANLYHLVIIASAAALGARATVLNLALIAAALALIWSATGPAAGAGPELSLILGPMALIAYVTARLTADIRSAIERIRFIAETDELTRLYNLRAFMHLAERLHRQAKRYSRAYALVMIDSDNLKAVNDAHGHQTGNELLKRTTACIRRELRETDVAARYGGDEFILLLPETSAQGARELSERIRRSVADKGMEVRGLRIATSVSVGIAAFPDHGTDLRSIMNKADQAMYLSKKTGRKPRYRVRSRLSGARAVEFRGVPRPAGPHPLKIRKARSLIPGPSRRERGAWCVKRPVSL
- a CDS encoding FAD-dependent oxidoreductase: METLDCAVIGAGVVGLAIARRLALAGREVVVLEAESSIGNHTSSRNSEVIHAGIYYPTGSLRARLCVAGKQALYRYCPEHGVEHRRITKAIVATAEDEIPTLHKYKEQAERNGVLDLQWLTREDMAALEPNVAAVAGLLSPSTGIIDSHGLMLAYQGDAEARGASIAFQSPVLGGEAHADGTVLRVGGSDPMALKCNIVVNAAGLTAPALARSIHSIAQSTIPLQHFCKGHYYVLAGRSPFGRLIYPVGSGLWHGVHVTLDLGGQVKFGPDLDWLDTNDYSFDTSRESSFYESIRHYYPGLADGALQPGYTGIRPKITAKGEPAADFMIQGPRDHGIPGMVNLYGIESPGLTSSLAIGDYVAELLGLA
- a CDS encoding alpha/beta fold hydrolase — its product is MLINIALVVAAFYAILVLLLFFMQSRLLYYPEIGRDVTTTPRAIGLDYEDVWLDAGSGVRLHGWFVGQAEPKGVVLILHGNAGSIALRLDWLRMFHDLGYASFVVDYRGYGRSSGTPSEQGTYEDARLAWAHLTKARGFAPGDIVLLGESLGGAIAAYLAARESPRVLILHSAFTSIPDVAAQIYRFLPVRWISRFDYDTRAYLGRVRSPVVVAHSPSDEIIPVSHGQALYAAAPEPKIFIELAGGHNDGFIFRRREWLTALAQFLERVP